One genomic segment of Vicinamibacteria bacterium includes these proteins:
- the rplX gene encoding 50S ribosomal protein L24: MVGARVRLHIRKNDQVEVIAGRDRGKRGKVLRVMPSRARAIVERVNMIKRHTRPNPQQNIKGGIVERESSLHVSNLMIVCPECNESVRVRHKTLTDGRKVRTCTACEGVIDK; the protein is encoded by the coding sequence ATGGTGGGTGCTCGGGTGAGATTGCACATCCGCAAGAACGATCAAGTAGAGGTCATCGCCGGCAGGGACCGCGGCAAACGGGGCAAGGTCCTTCGCGTCATGCCGTCACGAGCCCGCGCCATCGTGGAGCGGGTGAACATGATCAAACGGCATACTCGACCCAACCCGCAGCAGAACATCAAGGGTGGAATCGTCGAGCGCGAGTCCTCTTTGCACGTGAGCAACCTGATGATCGTATGTCCCGAATGCAACGAGTCGGTGCGCGTGAGGCACAAGACCCTCACCGACGGTCGAAAGGTACGAACCTGCACCGCCTGTGAGGGAGTGATCGACAAATGA
- a CDS encoding type Z 30S ribosomal protein S14: protein MASKSAIAKAMRKPKFQVRQVNRCNSCGRPRAFIRKFRLCRLCFRKLALAGEIPGLMKSSW, encoded by the coding sequence TTGGCTAGCAAGTCGGCGATCGCCAAGGCGATGCGTAAACCGAAATTTCAGGTCAGGCAGGTCAATCGCTGTAACAGTTGCGGCAGACCCCGAGCCTTTATCCGAAAATTTCGTTTGTGTCGACTGTGTTTCCGCAAGCTGGCGCTGGCGGGAGAGATTCCCGGCCTGATGAAGTCGAGCTGGTAA
- the rplP gene encoding 50S ribosomal protein L16 gives MLMPKKVKFRKQQRGRMKGKAWRGHTVAFGDYGLKVMEPGWITDRQIEAARVAITRFVKRSGRIWIRVFPDKPVTKKPQETRMGKGKGAPEFWVAVVKPGKVLYEMEGVTEDVAREAMRLAGHKLPIKTRFVTRFEEA, from the coding sequence ATGTTGATGCCCAAGAAGGTCAAGTTCCGCAAGCAGCAGAGGGGTCGCATGAAGGGGAAGGCTTGGCGCGGACATACCGTGGCCTTCGGCGACTATGGGCTCAAGGTGATGGAACCAGGATGGATCACCGACCGCCAGATCGAGGCGGCCCGCGTTGCCATCACCCGATTCGTGAAGAGGAGCGGCCGTATCTGGATACGCGTGTTTCCCGACAAGCCCGTGACCAAGAAGCCGCAAGAGACTCGTATGGGAAAGGGAAAGGGCGCTCCGGAGTTCTGGGTCGCCGTGGTGAAGCCGGGAAAGGTCTTGTACGAAATGGAAGGCGTCACCGAGGACGTCGCCCGCGAGGCCATGAGACTCGCGGGACACAAGCTTCCCATCAAGACGAGGTTCGTCACCCGTTTCGAGGAGGCGTGA
- the rpmC gene encoding 50S ribosomal protein L29 produces the protein MKIEKIRELGAEELRGKASELLEEVFRARMQKETGQLDQSVKLKSLRRDLARVKTVLREIGLAEARAARESEG, from the coding sequence GTGAAAATCGAGAAGATTCGTGAGCTCGGAGCCGAGGAGCTTCGAGGTAAGGCCTCCGAGCTTCTGGAAGAGGTTTTCCGGGCGAGGATGCAGAAGGAAACCGGTCAGCTCGATCAGAGCGTGAAGCTGAAGAGTCTCAGACGGGACCTGGCACGAGTGAAGACCGTCCTCAGGGAGATCGGTCTCGCCGAAGCGCGTGCCGCGAGAGAGAGTGAGGGATAA
- the rplE gene encoding 50S ribosomal protein L5 translates to MSRLEKTYQETIRPQLMKELSIDNVWAAPRMVKVVVNSGVGDASQNIKLLDAAMDDLAKITGQKPVMRRAKKSIAAFKVREGQPVGCTVTLRGRRMYEFIDRLLNVALPRVRDFRGVPTRSFDGRGNYTMGLQDQLIFPEIDYSKVDQSRGMNITFVTTSRDDRAARRLLELLGMPFRKN, encoded by the coding sequence ATGAGCCGCCTCGAGAAGACCTATCAGGAAACGATTCGTCCCCAGCTCATGAAAGAGCTTTCGATCGACAACGTCTGGGCGGCTCCTCGGATGGTGAAGGTCGTGGTCAATTCTGGCGTAGGGGACGCTTCTCAGAACATCAAGCTTCTCGACGCCGCCATGGACGACCTCGCGAAGATCACCGGTCAGAAGCCAGTGATGCGACGGGCGAAGAAGTCGATCGCTGCCTTCAAGGTAAGAGAGGGCCAGCCGGTAGGTTGCACCGTCACTCTTCGCGGCAGACGAATGTACGAGTTCATCGACCGACTACTGAACGTCGCGCTTCCGCGCGTCCGCGACTTTCGCGGCGTCCCGACTCGCTCGTTCGACGGTCGGGGAAACTATACGATGGGACTCCAGGACCAGCTCATCTTTCCCGAGATCGATTATTCGAAGGTCGACCAGAGTCGCGGAATGAACATCACTTTCGTGACGACCTCGAGAGACGACCGGGCGGCGCGAAGACTCCTGGAGCTCCTCGGCATGCCGTTCAGAAAGAACTAG
- the rplN gene encoding 50S ribosomal protein L14, whose protein sequence is MIQMQTVLEVTDNSGAKKIACIHPRGGGVGRIAHLGDVITASVKEATPESTIKKGSVVKAVIVRTRKEFRRRDGTYIRFDNNAAVLINDQNEPLGTRVFGPVARELREKKFMRIVSLAPEVL, encoded by the coding sequence ATGATTCAAATGCAAACGGTGCTCGAGGTCACCGACAACTCCGGTGCCAAGAAGATCGCCTGTATTCACCCTCGGGGAGGGGGCGTGGGACGCATCGCGCACTTGGGTGACGTCATTACCGCATCGGTCAAGGAAGCGACCCCGGAGAGCACGATCAAGAAGGGGTCGGTGGTCAAGGCGGTTATCGTGCGTACGCGAAAGGAGTTCCGTCGGCGGGACGGCACTTATATTCGCTTCGACAACAACGCCGCGGTCCTCATCAACGACCAGAACGAGCCGCTGGGCACCCGGGTCTTCGGTCCGGTGGCCCGCGAGCTGAGGGAAAAGAAGTTCATGAGAATCGTATCGCTCGCGCCGGAAGTGCTTTGA
- the rpsQ gene encoding 30S ribosomal protein S17 encodes MAKAMKVGVVTSNKMDKTAVVTVERLVRHPLYKRSFKKTSTFMVHDDENRLRIGDRVRIVECRPLSKHKRWRLLEVLESSPAGSLEAQSE; translated from the coding sequence ATGGCCAAGGCAATGAAGGTCGGAGTCGTCACCAGCAACAAGATGGACAAGACGGCGGTGGTGACCGTCGAGCGTCTGGTGCGCCATCCACTCTACAAGCGTTCGTTCAAGAAGACGTCGACGTTCATGGTGCACGACGACGAGAATCGATTGCGAATCGGCGATCGGGTTCGAATCGTGGAGTGCCGGCCGCTTTCGAAGCACAAGCGTTGGCGCTTGTTGGAAGTTCTCGAGTCGTCGCCCGCCGGCTCGTTGGAAGCACAGAGCGAGTGA